The Trichoplusia ni isolate ovarian cell line Hi5 chromosome 17, tn1, whole genome shotgun sequence genome includes a region encoding these proteins:
- the LOC113502330 gene encoding calcyphosin-like protein isoform X3, with product MYLGKLKTSSNIAWHRPMSATSRQEEELMQKSARALTAATDPLEKLRLLCLSRGASGILGLGRIFRRMDDDGSKQLNQEEFFNGIKETGLELSHEDAMELFERFDSDKSGSISLDEFLVHIRPPMSDSRRAIVEQAFRKLDKTGDGVITVEDIRGMYSVTAHPRYMSGEETADLILNKFLSNFESEGSVDGKVTLEEFMNYYSGISVSIDNDCYFDLMMRQSYKL from the exons atgtatttaggaAAACTTAAAACTTCATCAAACA TAGCATGGCACAGACCGATGTCGGCGACGTCGCGGCAGGAGGAGGAGCTGATGCAGAAGTCTGCGCGCGCGCTCACCGCCGCCACCGACCCGCTCGAGAAGCTGCGCCTGCTGTGCCTGTCCCGAGGAGCCTCTGGAATACTTGGCCTTGGAAG GATCTTCCGTAGAATGGATGACGACGGCAGCAAGCAGCTGAATCAGGAAGAGTTCTTCAATGGCATTAAGGAGACTGGACTAGAACTTAGTCATGAG GATGCAATGGAGCTGTTCGAAAGGTTCGACTCCGATAAGAGCGGCTCCATCAGTCTCGACGAGTTCCTCGTACACATTCGG CCGCCCATGTCAGACTCGCGGCGCGCTATAGTGGAGCAGGCGTTCCGGAAGCTCGACAAGACCGGGGACGGCGTCATCACGGTGGAGGACATCCGGGGCATGTACTCGGTGACTGCGCACCCTAG GTACATGAGCGGTGAAGAAACCGCCGATCTCATCCTGAACAAGTTCCTGTCTAACTTCGAGTCTGAAGGATCTGTGGACGGCAAA GTAACTCTGGAGGAGTTCATGAACTACTACAGCGGCATCAGCGTGTCGATCGACAACGACTGCTACTTCGATCTGATGATGCGACAGAGTTACAAGCTCTAA
- the LOC113502330 gene encoding calcyphosin-like protein isoform X4 — protein sequence MDSVAWHRPMSATSRQEEELMQKSARALTAATDPLEKLRLLCLSRGASGILGLGRIFRRMDDDGSKQLNQEEFFNGIKETGLELSHEDAMELFERFDSDKSGSISLDEFLVHIRPPMSDSRRAIVEQAFRKLDKTGDGVITVEDIRGMYSVTAHPRYMSGEETADLILNKFLSNFESEGSVDGKVTLEEFMNYYSGISVSIDNDCYFDLMMRQSYKL from the exons TAGCATGGCACAGACCGATGTCGGCGACGTCGCGGCAGGAGGAGGAGCTGATGCAGAAGTCTGCGCGCGCGCTCACCGCCGCCACCGACCCGCTCGAGAAGCTGCGCCTGCTGTGCCTGTCCCGAGGAGCCTCTGGAATACTTGGCCTTGGAAG GATCTTCCGTAGAATGGATGACGACGGCAGCAAGCAGCTGAATCAGGAAGAGTTCTTCAATGGCATTAAGGAGACTGGACTAGAACTTAGTCATGAG GATGCAATGGAGCTGTTCGAAAGGTTCGACTCCGATAAGAGCGGCTCCATCAGTCTCGACGAGTTCCTCGTACACATTCGG CCGCCCATGTCAGACTCGCGGCGCGCTATAGTGGAGCAGGCGTTCCGGAAGCTCGACAAGACCGGGGACGGCGTCATCACGGTGGAGGACATCCGGGGCATGTACTCGGTGACTGCGCACCCTAG GTACATGAGCGGTGAAGAAACCGCCGATCTCATCCTGAACAAGTTCCTGTCTAACTTCGAGTCTGAAGGATCTGTGGACGGCAAA GTAACTCTGGAGGAGTTCATGAACTACTACAGCGGCATCAGCGTGTCGATCGACAACGACTGCTACTTCGATCTGATGATGCGACAGAGTTACAAGCTCTAA
- the LOC113502477 gene encoding uncharacterized protein LOC113502477 isoform X2 has protein sequence MCRTAHALLQTGICGIQMLVRVFMTVILMIENVIRMVLQTFYNFISFLLQMISLIPICIVFLLTARLKCFMCGGGGPCPVNRGGTCDCLMSFIAIVIIFFIFRATGVLDKIFYSLGYAKAKPLAHTRVAN, from the exons ATGTGTCGCACTGCGCACGCGCTGTTACAAACCGGGATATGTGGTATACAGATGTTAGTGAGGGTCTTTATGACCGTCATCCTTATGATAGAGAACGTCATTAGGATGGTCCTGCAAACGTTTTACAACTTCATATCGTTTTTGTTGCAAATGATATCGCTGATACCAATCTGCATAGTGTTCCTCCTGACGGCGCGGCTCAAGTGCTTCatgtgcggcggcggcgggccctGCCCCGTCAACAGGGGCGGCACCTGCGACTGCCTCATGTCCTTCATCGCCATCGTCATCATCTTCTTCATATTCAGAGCGACTGGAGTTCTTGACAAAATATTCTACAGCTTGGGATACGCTAAAGCTAAACCCTTAGCCCACACGAG AGTTGCAAACTGA
- the LOC113502477 gene encoding uncharacterized protein LOC113502477 isoform X1, giving the protein MCRTAHALLQTGICGIQMLVRVFMTVILMIENVIRMVLQTFYNFISFLLQMISLIPICIVFLLTARLKCFMCGGGGPCPVNRGGTCDCLMSFIAIVIIFFIFRATGVLDKIFYSLGYAKAKPLAHTRFVPTPGDITECSRNDSTESSSFETTLAMMDSDSSSTTDMYKLQEYFYNQDLSTKDSPYRNNTTTTIFYYVV; this is encoded by the coding sequence ATGTGTCGCACTGCGCACGCGCTGTTACAAACCGGGATATGTGGTATACAGATGTTAGTGAGGGTCTTTATGACCGTCATCCTTATGATAGAGAACGTCATTAGGATGGTCCTGCAAACGTTTTACAACTTCATATCGTTTTTGTTGCAAATGATATCGCTGATACCAATCTGCATAGTGTTCCTCCTGACGGCGCGGCTCAAGTGCTTCatgtgcggcggcggcgggccctGCCCCGTCAACAGGGGCGGCACCTGCGACTGCCTCATGTCCTTCATCGCCATCGTCATCATCTTCTTCATATTCAGAGCGACTGGAGTTCTTGACAAAATATTCTACAGCTTGGGATACGCTAAAGCTAAACCCTTAGCCCACACGAGGTTCGTGCCCACACCTGGCGACATTACTGAGTGCTCTAGGAACGATTCCACCGAGTCCAGTTCTTTCGAAACTACTTTGGCGATGATGGATTCCGACTCGTCCAGCACTACCGACATGTATAAATTAcaagagtatttttataatcaggACCTCTCTACAAAAGATTCGCCTTATAGAAATAACACTACGACaaccatattttattatgtcgtttga